A genomic segment from Neobacillus sp. YX16 encodes:
- a CDS encoding branched-chain amino acid ABC transporter permease — MKKATKFWLFLILAAVIYGIGQALIQTGILNAFYSNMLTLMIINIILAVSLHLVIGITGQFSIGHAGFLAVGAYVSAIITMKFELPFVLAIIIGGIVAALAGLLVGIPTLRLRGDYLAIATLGFGEIIRIVFLNIEYVGGAAGMMVSNMTTWTSAFVCLVITILVISNFTNSRHGRACIAIRENEIAADAMGINTTFYKVAAFAIGSFFAGIAGGLFSHNFYIIQPTNFGFLKSFDILIFVVLGGLGSLSGSVISAILLTVISTYLQQYPETRMIIYSVVLVVVMLYRPQGLMGTREITDFFGKKKSAKGGI, encoded by the coding sequence ATGAAAAAAGCAACTAAATTCTGGCTATTTCTCATTTTAGCAGCCGTTATATATGGAATTGGCCAAGCCTTAATTCAAACAGGGATATTAAATGCTTTTTATAGCAATATGTTGACATTAATGATCATTAACATAATTTTAGCAGTGAGTCTTCACTTGGTAATTGGGATTACTGGACAATTTTCAATTGGACATGCTGGTTTCCTTGCTGTGGGGGCGTATGTATCAGCGATTATCACGATGAAATTCGAATTGCCTTTCGTGTTAGCGATCATCATCGGAGGAATTGTAGCAGCATTAGCAGGGCTGCTTGTCGGCATACCTACTTTAAGACTGCGAGGAGATTACCTGGCTATTGCGACACTTGGATTTGGTGAGATTATTAGAATTGTTTTCTTAAATATTGAGTATGTTGGCGGCGCTGCGGGAATGATGGTTTCTAATATGACGACTTGGACAAGCGCATTTGTATGTCTCGTCATCACGATTCTAGTGATATCGAATTTTACCAACTCGCGGCATGGAAGAGCGTGTATAGCGATTCGGGAAAATGAAATTGCGGCAGATGCAATGGGAATCAACACGACATTTTACAAAGTTGCTGCTTTCGCTATTGGTTCATTCTTTGCAGGTATTGCCGGCGGTTTGTTTTCTCATAATTTTTATATTATCCAGCCAACTAACTTTGGTTTCTTAAAATCATTTGATATCTTAATTTTCGTTGTTTTAGGCGGACTTGGCAGTTTATCTGGATCCGTGATTTCTGCAATCCTTTTAACGGTTATATCCACGTACTTGCAGCAATATCCTGAAACTCGAATGATTATTTATAGTGTGGTATTAGTGGTGGTCATGCTGTACCGTCCTCAAGGATTAATGGGTACACGTGAGATTACAGATTTCTTTGGTAAAAAGAAAAGTGCGAAAGGAGGAATTTAA
- a CDS encoding branched-chain amino acid ABC transporter permease, with amino-acid sequence MEWLQQLINGISLGSIYALIALGYTMVYGIIKLINFAHGDVFMVGAFVGFYAIKGWGLGFFPALLFSMAFCAVFGVLIERIAYKRLRNATRIAALITAIGMSLLIEYGVIYARGAQPEAYPDNVLPSTTFNLFGAQINSQSLFILAVSLGLMIILQIIVHRTKVGKAMRAVSHDIDAARLMGINVDRTISYTFAIGSALAGAAGVIFGVYYTKIEPLMGIIPGLKAFVAAVLGGIGIIPGAMVGGLILGVVESIVSALGFSLWRDAVAFIILILILIFRPTGIFGKNTREKV; translated from the coding sequence ATGGAGTGGTTACAACAATTGATAAACGGAATTTCACTCGGAAGCATTTATGCCTTAATCGCATTAGGCTATACCATGGTTTATGGGATCATAAAATTAATAAACTTTGCTCATGGTGATGTTTTTATGGTAGGTGCGTTCGTCGGGTTTTATGCGATTAAGGGATGGGGGCTGGGCTTCTTTCCAGCATTATTATTCTCAATGGCGTTTTGTGCGGTGTTTGGAGTATTGATTGAAAGAATTGCTTATAAGCGTCTTCGAAATGCGACTAGAATTGCTGCCTTAATTACAGCAATTGGAATGTCACTGCTAATTGAGTATGGTGTGATTTACGCCCGAGGAGCACAACCCGAGGCATACCCTGATAATGTATTACCGAGTACAACATTTAACTTGTTTGGGGCACAAATTAACAGTCAGTCCCTTTTTATCCTGGCTGTGTCACTTGGCCTTATGATTATTTTACAAATTATTGTTCACCGTACAAAGGTCGGTAAAGCAATGCGAGCAGTATCACATGACATCGATGCAGCGAGATTAATGGGTATTAATGTTGACAGAACCATCTCCTATACATTTGCGATTGGTTCTGCTTTAGCTGGGGCAGCAGGTGTCATTTTTGGTGTCTATTATACAAAAATCGAACCACTTATGGGAATTATCCCTGGATTAAAGGCGTTTGTTGCGGCTGTACTAGGTGGAATAGGAATTATCCCAGGAGCCATGGTCGGCGGTCTTATTTTAGGGGTTGTTGAATCAATCGTTAGTGCTTTAGGATTTTCCTTATGGAGAGACGCAGTAGCGTTTATCATATTAATTCTTATCCTAATTTTTAGACCAACAGGCATCTTTGGTAAAAATACAAGAGAGAAAGTGTAG
- a CDS encoding ABC transporter substrate-binding protein: protein MKKKLASVFMASTIFAGVLAGCAGGAKEGSGGGNSDTIKLGVNLELSGNVASYGESMAKGIEMAVEEINKNGGVDGKTFDIVKVDNKSDAAEATNGIIRLTSQDKVTAVIGAATSGNTVAQAQIANDTETVLIAPGGTSPTVTVDEKGKVREFVFRTSFIDPFQGTVAANFAANTLKIKDAAIFADNSSDYAKGLSDAFKETFEAAGGKVVAEEAYVAKDTDFRATLTRIKSKNPSFIFIPGYYEEVGLIVKQARELGIDVPLVGADGWDSPKLVDLAGAEALNNTYLINHYSSEDPDEKVQKFVTAFKDKNKGEAPNAFNALGYDTVYFLADAVKRAGSTDSSKIQEELAKTKDLSLVTGVVTIDKNHHPIKTATILEYKDGKQVFNTKVNP, encoded by the coding sequence ATGAAAAAGAAATTAGCAAGTGTGTTTATGGCTTCTACTATCTTTGCTGGGGTATTAGCAGGATGTGCAGGAGGAGCGAAAGAAGGTTCAGGGGGCGGAAATTCAGATACCATTAAATTGGGAGTGAATTTAGAGCTTTCAGGTAATGTTGCATCCTACGGTGAATCAATGGCGAAAGGGATCGAAATGGCTGTTGAAGAAATCAATAAAAATGGCGGTGTCGATGGTAAAACGTTTGATATCGTTAAGGTGGATAATAAATCTGATGCAGCAGAGGCGACAAACGGCATTATCAGGTTAACAAGCCAAGACAAGGTAACAGCTGTTATTGGAGCAGCAACGAGTGGTAACACAGTAGCACAAGCTCAGATTGCGAACGACACAGAAACGGTTCTAATTGCTCCAGGCGGAACAAGCCCTACTGTTACTGTAGATGAAAAAGGGAAAGTAAGAGAATTCGTTTTCCGTACTTCTTTTATTGATCCGTTCCAAGGAACAGTGGCAGCTAATTTTGCAGCAAATACTTTAAAAATTAAAGATGCAGCAATTTTTGCTGATAACTCAAGTGATTATGCAAAAGGTTTATCGGATGCCTTCAAGGAAACGTTTGAAGCTGCAGGTGGAAAAGTGGTTGCCGAAGAAGCATATGTAGCAAAGGATACAGACTTCCGTGCGACATTAACTCGAATCAAATCAAAAAATCCATCATTCATTTTTATCCCTGGGTATTATGAAGAGGTTGGCTTAATTGTAAAGCAAGCTCGTGAATTAGGAATCGATGTTCCATTAGTGGGTGCCGATGGCTGGGATTCTCCTAAATTAGTTGATTTAGCAGGAGCAGAAGCATTAAATAATACTTACCTAATTAATCATTACTCATCTGAAGATCCAGATGAAAAGGTTCAAAAGTTTGTAACAGCATTTAAAGATAAGAACAAAGGTGAAGCACCTAATGCCTTCAATGCACTTGGTTATGACACGGTTTACTTCCTAGCGGATGCCGTTAAGCGTGCTGGAAGCACTGATTCAAGTAAGATTCAGGAAGAACTAGCGAAAACAAAAGATTTAAGCCTTGTTACAGGAGTAGTAACCATTGATAAAAATCATCATCCAATTAAAACAGCTACCATTCTAGAATATAAAGATGGTAAACAAGTATTTAATACAAAAGTAAATCCTTAA